The following are encoded together in the Pseudomonas sp. IB20 genome:
- a CDS encoding AraC family transcriptional regulator: MTRATRITDPSYELMDDHNGLSIIYRQHGFPCPLVRWHFHKEYELHLIVASAGKVFIGDYIGNFYPQSLFLTGPNLPHNWISQVEEDEVVPKRDMLVNFTDELLEGGSQIFTELKSLAPLLERAQYGIEFRCKKTIAQAMNLMQRIEDAQGMARLGHFFILLEVLSACEDYQLLSGVTTPQLADEHSIDRTNRAVDYIFAHYARELSLEEVAEYLGMKPTYFSRVFKQATGRTFIEFVNRLRISKSCELLADGDKAVTDVCFESGFNNISNFNRRFQQLKGMTPSHYRRLAVQRLTEQNLA, encoded by the coding sequence ATGACCCGAGCAACGCGAATCACCGACCCTTCCTACGAGTTGATGGACGATCACAACGGTCTGTCCATCATCTATCGCCAGCACGGCTTCCCCTGCCCACTGGTGCGCTGGCATTTCCACAAGGAATACGAGCTGCACCTGATCGTCGCCAGCGCAGGCAAGGTGTTTATCGGCGATTACATCGGCAACTTCTACCCGCAAAGCCTGTTCCTCACCGGCCCCAACCTGCCCCACAACTGGATCAGCCAGGTGGAGGAAGACGAGGTGGTGCCCAAACGCGACATGCTGGTGAACTTCACCGACGAGCTGCTCGAGGGCGGCAGCCAGATCTTCACCGAACTCAAGAGCCTGGCGCCGTTGCTCGAACGCGCGCAATACGGCATCGAATTTCGCTGTAAAAAGACCATCGCTCAAGCCATGAACTTGATGCAACGCATCGAGGACGCCCAAGGCATGGCGCGCCTGGGGCACTTCTTTATCTTGTTGGAAGTGTTGAGCGCCTGTGAGGACTACCAACTTCTGTCCGGCGTCACTACGCCGCAACTTGCCGATGAGCACAGCATTGACCGCACCAACCGCGCGGTGGACTACATTTTTGCGCATTACGCGCGGGAGTTGTCGCTGGAGGAAGTCGCCGAATACCTGGGCATGAAGCCGACCTACTTCTCCAGGGTGTTCAAACAGGCGACCGGGCGCACGTTTATCGAGTTTGTGAACCGCTTGCGTATCAGCAAATCCTGCGAACTGCTGGCCGATGGCGACAAGGCGGTGACCGACGTGTGCTTTGAGTCGGGCTTCAACAATATCTCCAACTTCAATCGACGCTTCCAGCAGCTCAAGGGCATGACACCCTCACACTACCGGCGCCTGGCGGTGCAGCGGCTGACCGAGCAGAACCTGGCTTAA
- a CDS encoding carbohydrate ABC transporter permease — protein MNTPSKNRLANPGWFLVSPSVALLLLWMIVPLGMTLYFSLIRYNLLYPGEKQFVGLENFTYFITDSGFLPGATNTLLLVGSVLLISVVFGVLISALLEASEFFGRGLVRVLLISPFFIMPTVGALIWKNLIFHPVSGVLAAVWKLFGAEPVDWLAHYPLLSIIIIVSWQWLPFAILLLMTAMQSLDQEQKEAARLDGAGAIAIFWHLTLPHLARPIAVVVMIETIFLLSVFAEIFTTTNGGPGYASTNLAYLIYNQALVQFDVGMASAGGLIAVVIANIAAIILVRMIGKNLTDKP, from the coding sequence ATGAATACACCCTCCAAAAACCGCCTGGCCAACCCCGGCTGGTTCCTTGTCAGCCCCTCGGTGGCCTTGTTGCTGCTGTGGATGATCGTGCCGCTGGGCATGACCCTGTACTTTTCGCTGATCCGATACAACCTGCTCTACCCCGGCGAAAAACAATTCGTGGGGCTGGAAAACTTCACTTACTTCATCACCGACTCGGGCTTCCTGCCCGGCGCCACCAATACCCTGTTGCTGGTGGGCAGCGTGCTGCTGATCAGCGTGGTGTTCGGCGTACTGATCAGTGCTTTGCTTGAGGCCAGTGAATTTTTCGGTCGCGGCCTGGTGCGGGTGTTGTTGATTTCACCGTTCTTCATCATGCCCACCGTCGGTGCGCTGATCTGGAAGAACCTGATTTTCCACCCGGTGTCGGGGGTTCTCGCCGCCGTGTGGAAGCTGTTCGGCGCCGAGCCGGTGGACTGGCTGGCGCATTACCCGTTGCTGTCGATCATCATCATTGTGTCGTGGCAATGGCTGCCCTTCGCGATCCTGCTGCTGATGACCGCCATGCAGTCCCTCGACCAGGAACAAAAGGAAGCCGCGCGCCTGGACGGTGCCGGCGCCATCGCGATCTTCTGGCACCTGACCCTGCCCCACCTGGCACGCCCGATTGCCGTGGTGGTGATGATCGAAACGATCTTTTTGCTCTCGGTATTCGCCGAAATCTTCACCACCACCAACGGTGGCCCCGGCTACGCCTCGACCAACCTCGCCTACCTGATCTACAACCAGGCGCTGGTGCAGTTCGATGTGGGCATGGCCTCGGCCGGCGGCTTGATTGCCGTGGTCATCGCCAATATCGCGGCGATCATCCTGGTGCGGATGATCGGCAAAAACCTGACTGACAAGCCTTGA
- a CDS encoding glycosyltransferase has translation MNQPATTVLVIGYVWPEPRSSAAGGHMMQILETFLTQGWDVTFASPATVGEHKADLPALGITECAIALNNSSFDDFIRELAPDIVLFDRFMMEEQFGWRVEKHCPDALRVLETCDLQSLRDARQQRLKDHLKAHPHDDDFSPLFAPALLDEFQRMADTDVAKREIAAILRCDISLMISDVEARLLTEQFKVPTALLHWCPLMLEPPTEAFTPFEDRAHFLSIGNFRHAPNWDAVLWMKNSLWPLIRQQLPGAQLHIYGSYTPPKATALHNPAQGFHVMNWAEDALAVMSAARICLAPLRFGAGIKGKLADAMLCGTPNITTPIGAEGMGDEQPWPGAIEHNAQALAAAAVALYQDRERWTQAQENGRRLLARRYDLAIHGPALVECLEQCRSNLSAHRRDNFIGSMLRHHAHKSTQYMSQWIEAKNRNV, from the coding sequence ATGAATCAGCCCGCCACCACAGTCCTGGTCATTGGTTATGTCTGGCCGGAACCCCGCTCCTCGGCTGCCGGCGGGCACATGATGCAAATTCTCGAAACCTTTCTGACACAAGGTTGGGACGTTACCTTCGCCAGCCCCGCGACGGTTGGCGAGCACAAGGCCGATTTGCCAGCGCTGGGCATCACCGAATGCGCCATCGCGCTGAATAACAGCAGTTTCGATGACTTTATCCGCGAACTGGCCCCGGATATCGTGCTGTTCGACCGTTTCATGATGGAAGAACAGTTCGGCTGGCGCGTGGAAAAGCACTGCCCCGACGCCCTGCGCGTGCTGGAGACCTGCGACCTGCAAAGCCTGCGCGACGCCCGCCAGCAGCGCCTCAAGGACCACCTCAAGGCGCATCCTCACGACGACGACTTCAGCCCGCTGTTCGCCCCTGCGCTGCTGGATGAATTTCAACGGATGGCCGACACCGACGTGGCCAAGCGCGAGATCGCGGCGATTTTGCGCTGCGACATCAGCCTGATGATCTCCGACGTCGAAGCCCGGCTGCTCACCGAGCAGTTCAAGGTGCCGACCGCCCTGCTCCACTGGTGCCCGCTGATGCTGGAGCCGCCGACCGAGGCCTTCACACCGTTCGAAGACCGCGCGCATTTCCTCAGCATCGGCAATTTCCGCCACGCGCCCAACTGGGATGCGGTGTTGTGGATGAAGAACAGCCTCTGGCCGCTGATCCGCCAGCAATTGCCGGGCGCTCAACTGCATATCTACGGTTCCTACACACCGCCCAAGGCCACCGCCCTGCATAACCCCGCCCAGGGTTTTCACGTGATGAACTGGGCCGAAGATGCACTCGCGGTGATGAGCGCCGCGCGCATCTGCCTGGCGCCGCTGCGTTTTGGCGCCGGCATCAAGGGCAAGCTGGCCGATGCCATGCTGTGCGGCACGCCGAATATCACCACGCCGATTGGCGCCGAAGGCATGGGCGATGAGCAACCGTGGCCGGGTGCGATTGAGCACAACGCGCAAGCCCTGGCCGCAGCTGCCGTGGCGCTGTATCAAGACCGTGAACGCTGGACCCAGGCCCAAGAAAACGGCCGCCGATTGCTGGCCCGTCGCTATGACCTGGCCATCCACGGCCCGGCGCTGGTGGAATGCCTGGAGCAGTGCCGCAGCAACCTTTCGGCCCATCGCCGCGACAACTTCATCGGCAGCATGCTGCGCCACCATGCGCATAAGAGTACGCAGTACATGTCCCAGTGGATCGAGGCTAAAAACCGCAACGTATAA
- a CDS encoding MdtA/MuxA family multidrug efflux RND transporter periplasmic adaptor subunit encodes MVDHSMQSSPRNSRRWLFGLLVLLVIAGLCWKFWPASHKDGAAQKPAGHTGKTGMARPGFGGSTGPVPVRVAPAVLGEFPVYYKALGTVTALNTINVRSRVGGELVKIAFEEGQMVKAGDLLAEIDPRSYQNALLQAQGTLMQNQAQLKNAQVDVQRYRDLYAQDSIAKQTLDTAEALVLQYQGTVKTNQGAVDDAKLNLEFTKIRAPISGRVGLRQVDVGNLVAANDTTFLAVITQTQPISVVFTLPESTLDTVLARYHAGNKLPVEAWDRGDTKKQAVGVLQSLDNQIDVTTGTLKFKGRFDNKDQALFPNQFVNVRLLADTLHNVVLAPSAAIQFGNNGTFVYKLDGDKKVKVQPLVVGDTDGDNTVIKEGLVAGDRVVMEGTDRLKEGSEIEVVNDSTEVPTTPTEHLQGKPAAKGETGADAGKAQKVGS; translated from the coding sequence ATGGTTGATCACTCGATGCAATCCTCCCCCCGCAACTCCCGTCGCTGGCTGTTCGGCCTGCTCGTGCTGCTGGTTATCGCCGGCCTGTGCTGGAAGTTCTGGCCTGCCAGCCATAAGGATGGCGCCGCCCAGAAACCGGCCGGGCACACCGGCAAGACGGGGATGGCGCGCCCTGGCTTCGGCGGTTCCACCGGCCCGGTGCCGGTGCGTGTGGCACCGGCGGTGCTGGGGGAATTCCCGGTGTACTACAAGGCCTTGGGCACGGTGACCGCGCTCAACACCATTAATGTACGCAGCCGGGTGGGCGGTGAGCTGGTGAAGATCGCCTTTGAAGAAGGGCAGATGGTCAAGGCCGGTGACCTGCTGGCGGAAATCGACCCGCGCAGCTACCAGAACGCCTTGCTTCAGGCTCAGGGCACGCTGATGCAAAACCAGGCCCAGCTGAAAAACGCCCAGGTTGACGTGCAGCGTTACCGCGACTTGTATGCCCAGGACAGTATCGCCAAACAGACCCTGGACACCGCCGAAGCACTCGTCCTGCAATACCAGGGCACGGTCAAGACCAACCAGGGCGCGGTGGACGACGCCAAGCTCAACCTCGAATTCACCAAGATCCGTGCGCCGATCAGCGGCCGGGTGGGCTTGCGTCAGGTCGATGTGGGCAATTTGGTGGCCGCCAACGACACCACCTTCCTCGCGGTGATCACCCAGACCCAGCCGATCAGCGTGGTCTTTACCCTGCCGGAAAGCACCCTGGACACCGTGCTCGCCCGTTACCACGCCGGCAACAAGCTGCCGGTGGAAGCCTGGGACCGTGGCGACACAAAAAAACAGGCAGTCGGCGTGCTGCAGAGCCTGGATAACCAGATTGACGTGACCACCGGCACCCTGAAATTCAAGGGCCGTTTCGATAACAAGGACCAGGCGCTGTTCCCCAACCAGTTCGTCAACGTGCGCCTGCTGGCCGATACCTTGCACAACGTAGTGCTGGCGCCGTCCGCTGCGATCCAGTTCGGCAACAACGGCACCTTTGTCTACAAGCTCGATGGCGACAAGAAGGTCAAGGTCCAACCTTTGGTGGTCGGTGATACCGACGGCGACAACACCGTGATCAAGGAAGGTTTGGTCGCGGGTGACCGCGTCGTCATGGAAGGCACCGACCGCCTGAAGGAAGGCAGCGAAATCGAAGTGGTCAACGACAGCACTGAAGTGCCGACCACGCCGACCGAACACCTGCAAGGCAAACCCGCGGCCAAAGGGGAGACCGGCGCTGACGCCGGCAAGGCGCAAAAGGTCGGTTCATGA
- a CDS encoding MdtB/MuxB family multidrug efflux RND transporter permease subunit: MNLSRLFILRPVATTLSMLAIVLAGIISYRLLPVSALPQVDYPTIRVMTLYPGASPDVMTSAVTAPLERQFGQMPGLTQMASTSSGGASVLTLRFNLDINIDVAEQQVQAAINAATNLLPKDLPAPPVYNKVNPADTPVLTLAITSKTMLLPKLNDLVDTRMAQKIAQISGVGMVSIAGGQRQAVRIKVNPEALAANGLNLSDVRTLIAASNVNQPKGNFDGPTRVSMLDANDQLVSPEQYAELILAYNNGAPLRLKDVAQIVDGAENERLAAWANENQAVLLNVQRQPGANVIEVVDRIKALLPSITDNLPAGLEVTVLTDRTQTIRASVTDVQHELLIAIALVVMVTFLFLRRFSATIIPSIAVPLSLIGTFGVMYLAGFSINNLTLMALTIATGFVVDDAIVMLENISRYIEEGETPLNAALKGAKQIGFTLISLTLSLIAVLIPLLFMADVVGRLFREFAITLAVAILISLVVSLTLTPMMCARLLKREPKEEDQSRFYKASGAWIDWLIARYASMLQWVLKHQPLTLLVAIATLGLTVVLYLVVPKGFFPVQDTGVIQGISEAPQSISFAAMSQRQQELAKVILADPAVDSLSSYIGVDGDNATLNSGRLLINLKAHGQRDLSAAQVITRLQPQIDKLVGIRLFMQPVQDLTIEDRVSRTQYQFSMSSPDADLLALWSDKLVHTLRQLPELTDVASDLQDKGLQVFLVIDRDAASRLGVSVSTITDALYDAFGQRQISTIYTQASQYRVVLQAQSGETLGPAALNQIYVKTTDGGQVRLSSLAHVEQRQAQLAISHIGQFPAVMMSFNLAPGVALGKGVELINQTQKDIGMPIGVQTQFQGAAQAFEASLSSTLLLILAAVVTMYIVLGVLYESYIHPITILSTLPSAAVGALLALLLSGNDLGMIAIIGIILLIGIVKKNAIMMIDFALDAERNQGLDPQTAIYQAALLRFRPILMTTLAALFGAVPLMLATGSGAELRQPLGLVMVGGLLVSQVLTLFTTPVIYLYFDRLGRRWRKEPQSLEPVES; this comes from the coding sequence ATGAACCTGTCGCGCCTGTTTATCCTTCGCCCGGTTGCCACTACGCTGAGCATGCTGGCCATTGTCCTGGCCGGTATTATTTCGTATCGCTTGCTGCCGGTTTCGGCCTTGCCCCAGGTGGATTACCCGACGATCCGGGTAATGACTCTGTACCCCGGCGCCAGCCCCGATGTGATGACCAGCGCGGTAACAGCGCCGCTTGAGCGCCAGTTCGGGCAAATGCCCGGGCTGACCCAGATGGCGTCGACCAGCTCCGGCGGTGCGTCGGTGCTCACGCTGCGTTTCAACCTCGACATCAATATTGATGTTGCCGAGCAACAGGTGCAGGCCGCGATCAACGCGGCAACCAACCTGTTGCCCAAGGATTTGCCGGCGCCGCCGGTGTACAACAAGGTCAACCCGGCGGACACCCCGGTGCTGACCCTGGCGATCACGTCCAAGACCATGCTGCTGCCCAAGCTCAATGACTTGGTGGACACGCGCATGGCGCAAAAAATTGCGCAGATCAGTGGCGTCGGCATGGTCAGCATCGCCGGTGGCCAGCGCCAGGCCGTGCGCATCAAGGTCAACCCCGAGGCCCTGGCCGCCAATGGCTTGAACCTGTCGGACGTGCGCACCCTGATCGCTGCCTCCAACGTCAACCAGCCCAAGGGTAACTTCGACGGCCCCACGCGGGTGTCGATGCTCGACGCCAACGACCAGTTGGTCTCGCCCGAGCAATATGCCGAATTGATCCTGGCCTACAACAATGGCGCGCCGTTACGCCTTAAAGATGTGGCGCAGATCGTCGACGGTGCCGAAAACGAGCGCCTTGCCGCCTGGGCCAACGAAAACCAGGCCGTGCTGTTGAATGTTCAGCGCCAGCCGGGCGCCAACGTGATTGAGGTGGTCGACCGTATCAAGGCGTTGCTGCCGAGCATCACCGACAATCTGCCGGCCGGCCTTGAGGTCACAGTGCTCACCGACCGCACCCAGACCATCCGCGCCTCGGTTACCGATGTGCAACACGAATTGCTGATCGCCATTGCCCTGGTGGTGATGGTGACGTTCCTGTTCCTGCGCCGCTTCAGCGCCACGATCATTCCGTCGATTGCCGTACCGCTGTCGCTGATCGGCACCTTTGGCGTGATGTACCTGGCGGGTTTTTCCATCAACAACCTGACACTGATGGCCCTGACCATCGCCACCGGCTTTGTGGTGGACGATGCCATCGTGATGCTGGAGAACATCTCACGTTACATCGAAGAGGGCGAGACGCCGCTCAATGCGGCGCTCAAGGGCGCCAAGCAGATTGGCTTTACCTTGATTTCCCTGACGCTGTCGTTGATTGCGGTGTTGATCCCGCTGCTGTTCATGGCTGACGTGGTCGGGCGGCTGTTCCGCGAATTCGCCATCACCCTGGCGGTGGCAATCCTGATTTCCCTGGTGGTCTCGCTGACCCTCACGCCGATGATGTGCGCGCGCCTGCTCAAGCGTGAACCCAAGGAAGAAGATCAGAGCCGTTTCTACAAGGCCAGCGGCGCGTGGATCGACTGGTTGATCGCGCGTTATGCAAGCATGTTGCAGTGGGTACTCAAGCACCAGCCGCTGACCCTGCTGGTGGCTATCGCTACCCTGGGCCTGACCGTGGTGCTGTACCTGGTGGTGCCCAAGGGCTTTTTCCCGGTGCAGGACACCGGGGTGATCCAGGGCATTTCCGAGGCGCCGCAGTCGATTTCGTTTGCTGCCATGAGCCAGCGTCAGCAGGAATTGGCCAAGGTCATCCTGGCTGACCCGGCGGTGGACAGCCTGTCGTCCTACATTGGCGTGGATGGCGATAACGCCACCCTCAACAGCGGGCGCCTGCTGATCAACCTCAAGGCCCACGGCCAGCGCGACTTGAGCGCGGCCCAGGTGATCACGCGGTTGCAGCCGCAAATCGACAAGCTGGTGGGCATTCGCCTGTTCATGCAGCCGGTGCAAGACCTGACCATCGAAGACCGCGTGAGCCGCACTCAGTACCAATTCAGCATGTCCTCGCCCGATGCCGATCTGTTGGCGCTGTGGAGCGATAAGCTGGTGCACACCTTGCGCCAGTTGCCGGAACTCACCGACGTCGCCAGCGACCTGCAGGACAAAGGCCTGCAAGTGTTCCTGGTGATTGACCGCGACGCTGCCTCGCGCCTGGGCGTGAGTGTGTCGACCATCACCGACGCGCTGTACGACGCCTTCGGCCAGCGGCAGATTTCCACCATTTACACTCAGGCCAGCCAGTACCGCGTGGTGCTGCAGGCGCAGTCCGGTGAAACCCTCGGCCCTGCGGCGCTGAACCAGATCTACGTGAAAACCACCGACGGCGGCCAAGTGCGGCTGTCGAGCCTCGCCCACGTGGAGCAACGCCAGGCGCAGTTGGCGATCTCGCACATCGGCCAGTTCCCGGCGGTGATGATGTCGTTCAACCTGGCCCCCGGCGTCGCGCTGGGTAAAGGCGTGGAGCTGATCAACCAGACCCAGAAAGACATCGGCATGCCGATCGGGGTGCAGACCCAGTTCCAGGGCGCAGCACAGGCCTTCGAAGCGTCGCTGTCGAGCACCTTGTTGCTGATCCTGGCAGCGGTGGTGACCATGTACATCGTGCTCGGCGTGCTCTACGAGAGCTATATCCACCCGATCACCATCCTCTCGACCTTGCCGTCGGCTGCGGTGGGGGCCTTGCTGGCGTTGCTGCTCAGCGGCAATGACCTGGGCATGATTGCGATCATCGGCATCATCTTGCTGATCGGTATCGTGAAAAAGAACGCGATCATGATGATCGACTTCGCCCTCGACGCCGAACGCAACCAAGGCCTGGACCCGCAGACCGCGATTTATCAGGCGGCGCTGTTGCGTTTCCGGCCGATCCTGATGACCACCTTGGCGGCCTTGTTTGGCGCGGTGCCATTGATGTTGGCCACCGGTTCCGGCGCCGAGTTGCGCCAGCCATTGGGCCTGGTGATGGTTGGCGGCTTGCTGGTGAGCCAGGTCTTGACCCTGTTCACCACGCCGGTGATCTACCTGTATTTTGATCGTCTGGGCCGTCGCTGGCGCAAAGAGCCGCAAAGCCTGGAGCCGGTTGAGTCATGA
- a CDS encoding carbohydrate ABC transporter permease: MTLQQSRRLQSLLLGTLAWAIAILIFFPIFWMVLTSFKTEIDAFATPPQFIFTPTLENYLHINERSNYFAYAWNSVVISFSATALCLLISVPAAYSMAFYETKRTKGTLLWMLSTKMLPPVGVLMPIYLLAKSLGLLDTRVALIIIYTLINLPIVVWMVYTYFKDIPKDILEAARLDGATLWQEMVRVLLPIAKGGLASTVLLSLILCWNEAFWSLNLTSSSAAPLTALIASYSSPEGLFWAKLSAVSTLACAPILIFGWFSQKQLVRGLSFGAVK; the protein is encoded by the coding sequence ATGACGCTTCAACAATCCCGCCGCCTGCAAAGCCTGTTGCTCGGCACCTTGGCCTGGGCCATCGCGATCCTGATTTTCTTCCCGATCTTCTGGATGGTGCTGACCAGCTTCAAGACCGAAATCGACGCGTTTGCCACGCCGCCGCAGTTCATCTTCACGCCGACGCTGGAGAACTACCTGCACATCAACGAGCGCAGCAACTACTTCGCCTACGCCTGGAACTCGGTGGTGATTTCGTTCAGCGCCACCGCCCTGTGCCTGCTGATCTCGGTGCCGGCTGCCTACTCCATGGCGTTCTATGAAACCAAACGCACCAAGGGCACGCTGCTGTGGATGCTGTCCACCAAGATGCTGCCGCCGGTGGGCGTGCTGATGCCGATCTACCTGCTGGCCAAGAGCCTTGGCCTGCTGGATACGCGCGTTGCGCTGATCATCATCTACACCCTGATCAACCTGCCGATTGTGGTGTGGATGGTTTACACCTACTTCAAAGACATCCCCAAGGACATCCTCGAAGCCGCGCGCCTGGATGGCGCCACGCTGTGGCAGGAAATGGTCCGCGTGCTGCTGCCGATTGCCAAGGGTGGCCTGGCTTCCACGGTGTTGCTGTCGCTGATCCTGTGCTGGAACGAGGCGTTCTGGTCGTTGAACCTGACCTCCTCGAGTGCCGCGCCGTTGACCGCGCTGATCGCCTCCTACTCCAGCCCCGAAGGCTTGTTCTGGGCCAAATTGTCGGCCGTGTCGACCCTGGCCTGCGCGCCGATCCTGATTTTCGGCTGGTTCAGCCAGAAACAGCTGGTGCGGGGTTTGTCCTTCGGCGCCGTTAAGTAA
- a CDS encoding ABC transporter substrate-binding protein, producing MTVCMTLSAVSFGAQTLTIATVNNSDMIRMQKLSKTFEAEHPQIKLNWVVLEENVLRQRLTTDIATQGGQFDVLTIGMYEAALWGAKGWLEPMKDLPASYDLDDVFPSVRDGLSVKGSLYALPFYAESSITYYRTDLFKDAGLTMPEHPTWTQISEFAAKLTDKTKEQYGLCLRGKAGWGENMALITTLANGYGARWFDEKWQPQFNGPEWKDALNFYVDNMKKSGPPGASSNGFNENLALFNSGKCAIWVDASVAGSFVTDKTQSKVSEHVGFTFAPHEKTDKGTSWLYSWSLAIPTSSKAKDAAKVFTSWATSKEYGQLVAKTDGIANVPPGTRKSTYSDEYMQAAPFAKVTLESLKVADPTSPTLKPVPYIGIQLVTIPEFQAIGTQVGKFFSGALTGQQTVDAALTAAQTTTEREMKRAGYPK from the coding sequence ATGACTGTATGCATGACCCTCAGCGCCGTCAGTTTTGGCGCGCAAACCCTGACCATTGCTACCGTCAACAACAGCGACATGATCCGCATGCAAAAGCTCTCAAAAACCTTCGAGGCCGAGCATCCGCAGATCAAGCTCAACTGGGTGGTGCTCGAAGAAAACGTGCTGCGCCAACGCCTGACCACCGACATCGCCACTCAAGGCGGGCAGTTCGACGTATTGACCATCGGCATGTACGAAGCCGCACTCTGGGGTGCCAAGGGCTGGCTGGAACCGATGAAGGACCTGCCGGCCTCCTACGACCTCGATGATGTTTTCCCTTCGGTGCGTGATGGCTTGTCCGTCAAAGGCTCGCTGTACGCCCTGCCGTTCTACGCCGAAAGCTCGATCACCTATTACCGCACTGACCTGTTCAAGGACGCCGGGCTGACCATGCCTGAGCACCCGACCTGGACGCAGATCAGCGAATTCGCGGCAAAACTCACCGACAAGACCAAAGAGCAGTACGGCCTGTGCCTGCGCGGCAAAGCCGGTTGGGGTGAGAACATGGCGCTGATCACCACCTTGGCCAATGGCTACGGTGCGCGCTGGTTTGATGAGAAGTGGCAGCCGCAATTCAATGGCCCTGAGTGGAAAGACGCGCTGAACTTCTACGTCGACAACATGAAAAAATCCGGCCCGCCGGGTGCTTCCAGCAACGGTTTTAACGAAAACCTGGCGCTGTTCAACAGCGGCAAGTGCGCGATCTGGGTCGATGCCAGCGTGGCCGGCTCGTTCGTCACCGACAAGACTCAGAGCAAGGTCTCCGAGCATGTCGGCTTCACTTTTGCCCCGCACGAGAAGACCGACAAAGGTACCTCGTGGCTGTACTCCTGGAGCCTGGCGATCCCGACCAGCTCCAAAGCCAAGGACGCCGCCAAGGTGTTCACCAGTTGGGCGACCTCCAAGGAATACGGCCAGCTCGTGGCCAAGACCGACGGTATTGCCAACGTGCCGCCAGGCACGCGCAAGTCGACCTACAGCGACGAATACATGCAGGCTGCGCCGTTCGCCAAGGTGACGCTGGAATCGCTGAAAGTTGCCGACCCGACCAGCCCGACGCTCAAGCCGGTACCGTATATCGGTATCCAGTTGGTGACCATTCCTGAGTTCCAGGCGATTGGCACCCAGGTCGGCAAGTTCTTCTCGGGCGCGCTGACCGGTCAGCAAACGGTCGATGCTGCCTTGACCGCCGCGCAGACCACTACCGAGCGTGAAATGAAGCGGGCGGGTTATCCCAAATAG
- the tpx gene encoding thiol peroxidase encodes MAQVTLHGNPVQVEGELPKTGSTAPDFALTTVELSEATLETFAGKRKVLNIFPSVDTPTCATSVRKFNAQANDVSNTVVLCISSDLPFAQKRFCGTEGLDNVLSLSDFRDPGFAVDYGVSIVEGPLKALTARAVVVLDENNNVLHSELVSEIGQEPNYEAALAVLK; translated from the coding sequence ATGGCCCAAGTCACCCTTCATGGTAACCCTGTCCAGGTTGAAGGCGAATTGCCTAAAACCGGTTCCACCGCCCCAGATTTCGCCCTGACCACCGTCGAACTGTCGGAAGCGACCCTGGAAACTTTCGCCGGCAAGCGCAAAGTGCTGAACATCTTCCCAAGCGTTGACACCCCGACCTGCGCGACTTCGGTACGCAAGTTCAACGCCCAGGCCAACGATGTCAGCAACACTGTCGTGCTGTGCATCTCCTCTGACCTGCCGTTTGCCCAGAAACGTTTCTGCGGCACTGAGGGTCTGGACAACGTGCTGAGCCTGTCGGATTTCCGCGACCCAGGCTTCGCCGTCGACTACGGTGTGTCTATCGTTGAGGGCCCACTGAAAGCCCTGACCGCCCGTGCCGTGGTGGTACTGGACGAGAACAACAACGTGCTGCACAGCGAATTGGTCAGCGAAATCGGCCAAGAGCCAAACTACGAAGCGGCCCTGGCTGTTTTGAAGTAA